The following proteins are encoded in a genomic region of Polynucleobacter paludilacus:
- a CDS encoding glutathione peroxidase yields MDSVKAAPASCSPLLSHTFPRLQDEAPQNLCQYQGKVLLVVNTASYCGFTGQYEDLEKIYAKYKDQGFVVLGFPSNDFGQQEPGSNKEIADFCKNTYDVKFPMFAKSSVSGSTANPLFKMLIAKTGTTPKWNFYKYLIDRNGNVVDSFGSMTKPTSSSVLDEIQKLLGEKVQ; encoded by the coding sequence ATGGATTCCGTTAAAGCTGCGCCAGCAAGTTGCAGCCCCTTGCTTTCTCATACCTTCCCTCGCCTTCAGGACGAAGCGCCTCAAAATCTTTGCCAATACCAAGGCAAGGTGCTATTGGTCGTCAATACTGCCAGCTACTGTGGCTTTACGGGTCAATACGAAGACTTAGAGAAGATTTATGCCAAATATAAGGATCAAGGCTTTGTCGTTTTAGGATTCCCATCGAATGATTTTGGCCAGCAAGAACCGGGCAGTAATAAAGAGATTGCCGACTTTTGTAAAAATACCTACGATGTCAAATTTCCGATGTTTGCCAAGAGCTCTGTGAGCGGCTCAACTGCGAATCCTTTGTTCAAAATGCTAATCGCTAAAACTGGTACAACTCCTAAATGGAATTTCTATAAATACTTAATCGATCGTAATGGCAATGTTGTAGATTCTTTTGGGAGCATGACCAAGCCAACAAGTAGCAGTGTGCTTGATGAAATCCAAAAGCTATTAGGGGAAAAGGTTCAGTGA
- the rfaE2 gene encoding D-glycero-beta-D-manno-heptose 1-phosphate adenylyltransferase: MTSLPMPSFEEKICPPEQLHERIAQLPRSLVFTNGVFDILHRGHASYLAQAKSLGASLVVGVNSDASVKMLGKGDDRPINSEADRLALLAALESVDLVVIFTEKTPVKLIEQIRPDIYVKGGDYEIDTLDETKLVKTWGGKAIAIPFVYERSTTTLLGRIRS; the protein is encoded by the coding sequence ATGACTTCGCTGCCAATGCCATCTTTTGAGGAAAAAATCTGCCCGCCTGAGCAGTTACACGAGCGGATTGCACAATTGCCCAGATCTCTGGTTTTTACTAATGGGGTTTTCGATATTCTTCACCGCGGCCATGCAAGCTACCTTGCGCAAGCAAAATCCTTGGGCGCTAGTTTGGTGGTTGGAGTCAACTCAGATGCCTCTGTCAAGATGTTGGGCAAAGGCGATGATCGTCCGATTAACAGTGAAGCCGATCGCTTAGCCTTATTAGCAGCATTAGAAAGCGTAGATCTGGTAGTGATCTTTACTGAGAAAACCCCTGTGAAGCTCATTGAGCAGATTCGTCCCGATATTTATGTCAAGGGCGGTGATTATGAAATTGATACGCTCGATGAGACAAAACTGGTTAAGACTTGGGGTGGCAAAGCGATTGCGATCCCTTTCGTGTATGAGCGCTCAACCACTACCTTATTAGGGCGTATTCGGTCTTAA
- a CDS encoding type III pantothenate kinase — MSLYLLFDIGNTRMKWAAIESTHNPSDRQKKLWAYSGSISSKSLESAEHRAELADYIAKTLPKPDAIAFACVAGDKAIANLKTLFPQWDDLVWQELTGNTTFNGMRTLYQEPKKLGADRWAGLIGARALSSANTLVVNSGTATTIDLLGANGIHYGGWILPGLDLMQSGLQVNTAQLPLAIRSAEHSGFGLNTNDAIISGCDAAQLGAIEYAAQIAKSINHPIERIYLDGGNAKILHQAIQKGLTPSLGLVECVDGLVLRGLWSWLLQSQKS; from the coding sequence ATGAGTCTCTACTTATTGTTTGATATTGGCAATACCCGAATGAAATGGGCTGCGATTGAATCCACTCATAATCCCTCTGATCGTCAGAAAAAATTATGGGCTTACTCTGGTTCAATCAGTAGTAAATCTTTAGAGTCTGCTGAACATCGGGCTGAACTTGCTGACTACATTGCTAAGACCCTTCCCAAACCTGATGCCATTGCTTTTGCTTGCGTCGCCGGCGACAAAGCAATCGCCAATCTGAAAACGCTGTTTCCGCAATGGGATGATCTGGTCTGGCAAGAACTCACTGGCAACACTACATTCAATGGAATGCGGACGCTGTATCAAGAGCCTAAGAAGCTTGGGGCAGACCGCTGGGCTGGCCTCATCGGTGCTCGCGCACTATCCAGCGCCAATACTTTAGTGGTCAATAGTGGAACGGCAACGACGATTGATTTACTGGGAGCGAATGGCATACATTACGGCGGCTGGATTCTGCCAGGCTTAGATTTGATGCAATCCGGGCTGCAAGTAAATACTGCTCAGCTACCTCTAGCTATTCGTTCAGCCGAGCACTCCGGCTTTGGACTCAATACAAATGATGCAATCATTTCTGGCTGTGATGCAGCACAGCTTGGCGCAATTGAATATGCTGCACAGATTGCTAAGTCAATCAATCATCCAATTGAGCGGATTTATTTAGATGGCGGTAATGCCAAAATTTTGCATCAAGCGATTCAAAAAGGCTTAACGCCAAGCTTAGGCCTTGTTGAATGCGTTGATGGTTTGGTACTGCGCGGACTATGGTCCTGGCTACTGCAGTCTCAAAAGTCTTAA